In Citrus sinensis cultivar Valencia sweet orange chromosome 3, DVS_A1.0, whole genome shotgun sequence, the sequence tttagaatcttcttgattatttgttgaaatttaagAACTAAAactgaaattgattttcagctcttttttgttttattaagtattgaagttgataaataaaaagaggtctcataaaaaaaaaaaatcacctaAGGCCTCTGATATTCTAAAGTCGACGCTGAATTTTTTGTAGGTATCGACCAACAATTTTTAGGTTATATATGTTAATGGTAAAAAAACACAGATATTCCCGATCGGGATTTGTGTTTAAGAGATGGAAAATCTCGCATTTAAACAACCTACACATGATGGGAAATGACAGATGAACAAGCGCCACAAAAGTTGAAGAATTGAGGGGTCTAGTTTTCTTCTTCTAATTTCTTGGGATTTTAATGAAGGATGGGAACTTCCAACAGtgttctaaatttatatttataatgatGGGAACTGTTAAGGAATGTTGTCCACAATGACATGTTTCAACTGATGACATTACATTTCCACGAGCAAGTTGGGTAGTTATGCATTCAATTCTATAACCATCTAACAACAAAAGGTGGATCCCATGCATGTCCTTctaatgaaatgaatatatgTTAAAATGCTGTAATGAATATATgctctttatatatatatattgttgatTAGCAAACTGTAtataaaaggaacaaaagttACTAGAGGAAAGGGGCCCATGTGAATGTGATGAAGAGGAAATGCCAACAAGTGAAAGCAAATTAAGAAGGCATTGATGCGAAGGATTGAGAGAGGTTGCACATCACATCGAATTCCCCTAAGATGGATAGTAATCAATAATTAGCATAGTTGTTGCTACAAAAATTCTCTATGTGCGATGTCtgataaatgaattaattgagCAATAGATTTCGGAATGGAATGTTGTGAAGGGACCAAACCAAAGCAAAAGCTAGGCTGGATTCACACcaacttaataaatttattctttggATATTGAATGTAAATAGTTGTCAATGGACCACTAATTTGAATAGACGATTGAGACGTTTTTTATGGTTCAATCCTACGGTGAGTTCAAAGTAAGCTCATTGGATGTTGAAACCAAGACCTCTAGTCAAAGGTAATTCTATGGTGAGTTCGGAATAAGTTGATTATGTAGCCAAGCCAGGTTCGGGCCTTGGGGAATGTTTCAAGAAAATATCAAAGACTCTTGGTGCACTTGTTATGTTATATGTGCGCCTGAGCCCTGAGCCATGCATGAAGAAGTTAAGATCCCACTCATTGAAAACCATGCTGTAGCTACATATAGAGACTCATTGGATATCGTTGTGGTAAGAAGTAACTTAATTCATATTTCAAGAACaaattatagtttaatttgtatgagctttttctaattacatataattaaGCCTTCTTAAAAAAAGATCTTGAGCTTTAAAGTGATTGTAATAacatcttttattataaaagattcGAACATGTGTTCAATATAACTTCTTACATTCTACACAAGTGTAAAATACAGTTTTAACGAGGGCAATATTTGAAATCAAGATGTGATTAAATTACATGCAATGTAATTTACAGCAACTCAAAAATAGTCACTTAAAACAAGAATATGGTAATAAATGAGGTACATCCGTACATAGGAGATTATGGGAGATTTGGCAGGCTGTCTACATTTGTAACTTAGCAAAGCCCTTAAAACCAACCTCTCCTCTCGTCATTTTGTAGGATCAATGCGGCAGGCTGACTACTCAACAGAGTGCATGCACCATAGCAAACAAAGTTCTAGCTAAATGCATATCTGTTGTCTGTACGTAGACATCTCTTGCCCATAATAAGAACATAAACTTCATCTCAGGGAATCTACATTTGATTTGTCAAAACCCAAAAGTCCCCGAGACCCGGAATTGGAAACCATGTGATAATTTCTCTTCGGCCACTAAGATCGCTTTGAGCCCGTAAAGAACTCTTTCTATTGGCAATTGCATTCACAGAGCCCAATCACTGCTACACCTAATCTGGGCCAAGATTAACATCCAATCGCTGCTGGACGGCCCAAGTACAACACTGCCATTCTTGCACCCAACTAACTATGTTAAGTTAAATAATCAGTGATTCGTAAATAATTTACACAAGAAAAGTGAAATTGCATGCGAGTGTCATTGATATAATTTCGGAAAAAGGTGTTAGATTGTTGTAgtctaattattaaaaaaaaaatatatatagtgataataataaaaaatgaaaagagaaacTGTGCCAATCGCAAAACGtatgagaaataaaaagtagaaaaagcAAACGAGAAAAGACCTCCTCCTCCTGTTAAGAGGTCTAACCGTTTTAGTCGAAAATATCTTGTTGAATGTTGATTGCCTCTTCAATTATCGTTCGGCCCAAGTAATTAGAAGATACCGCCCAATACCAAAATCCAAGAGACCTAATCCCGACTTTAAACCACCAAACTACCCTTGACGCCGGACATGAGAATGACATCAGTACCCTGATTGCATAGACGTGTAACGAGTCCATTGGTAAACTACATAAACGTTTACAAAACTCCGACATAAGGTATCTAAACTCCCAAAACCCTAACCCATTTGTTCTTCATTACACCACATACAAAAGGAGAGTCTAAAGTGAAGAAGCAAAGCCACTGGGGTTTTAGGCACTCGTCGAGCGAGCGAGTTAgggttatttaatttttattttatttgtttgttattttaatagcTACCAAGAGCAAAATGGTGGCAGACAAGGGCAAAAAAACcaaagttgaagaagaaaacgcAGAGCAAATTGACTCAGAACTTGTTCTTTCCATCGAGAAACTCCAAGAGATCCAAGACGAGCttgaaaaggtttttttttttttaatagaatttatgcttatttttgttatattttatccATTATTTGGTTTACATTCTGTTTGATTGCAGAGAAATTTGAGCCTTTGTTCCACGTCGTTGATTTGGGAGctaaacattaaaattgattaCTTCATAAGAAAGTATTGTTTCTAATGAATTTTCGGGGCAACTAAACCGGAGTGTTGACccttaaatttgttcattggaaaaaaatttgattccaaaaaaaaaaaaaatactgcGATGGAAAAGATTTCTCTTTTAATCTTTTGACAGAGAACATAATCACTATTCAAATTGTCTTGAATATATTGGGctgtattttatttgttttcagttTTAGGGGTTTTCATTCTCTGTGAATTgagttgttgatttttttaagaggCAGCATTACTATATTTATGTGTAATTTGAATTGTATgaaaatctgaattttttttttttaaatttatgggGAAGCTCAGTGAAACTACCTGATTTGAAATATGTGGGTTGCAATGgggatttttcctttttgttcttAAGAGTGTTCTGTGTGACACAATATAATTTGGATTGATCTTGGTATTGTTGGATACGCGTCAATTCATTCTTTCCGGCTGCTGACATGTGTAAGCATCATCGTTGTTATTTAACATAGATTCTATTGcatgaaatttgaattttctttttgtatatGAATTGCTACATCTGAATGAATATTACGTGTCTTTTTCCCTTGTAATTACTTTTAATGCTGAATGAGTGCATTAGTGTATGAACAAGTGCACCTATGAACTTACCATTTTACCATTATTTGTGAcctccaaaatattttatgagcaTCTTCTAGATTAACGAAGAGGCAAGCGAGAAAGTCTTGGAGGTTGAGCAGAAATACAGTGAGATACGCAAGCCAGTCTATGATAAGCGAAATGATATCATCAAATCCATACCTGACTTCTGGTTAACTGCCGTGAGTAATCTACCTGTATTTGCTTACATGGGGGAATCTGTAATTTGTGAATTATCATGTTCGGAGATTCTCTtgaaattgacatttttttccccttctctGCAGTTTATTAGTCATCCTGCTCTCGGTGAACTTTTGAGTGAAGAGGATCAGAAGGTTTGAGTGCTTATctaagataaattaaagatagatTTTGGCAGTTATTTATATTGCTGCTTcagtcttttattttattttatttatttatagatgtGAAACCttattgccttttttttttatcctattAATTTAGATTGTCAATTACTAGACTGCTTGTTCCCTTGGTTCTTCAGTTGAGTTGTCTGTCTGTTAATGGCATTATTTCGTCGCTTACGCTCTTTTTTGTCTACTTGATAGATATTCAGGTACTTGAGCTCTCTGGAAGTGGAGGATTTTAAAGATGTCAAATCAGGATACTCCATCACATTTGTGAGTCATTTCAGATCTCTTTTTTAGTCTTGTTTCTGttacttttccttttattgACCTAGATTGGGCAATATTAACCTGATTTgattctcttttttaattgatgaatGTACTAAttgatggtttttttttcttttcatttttcagaaCTTCTCCCCCAATCCCTATTTTGAAGATAACAAACTTACCAAGACTTTCACCTTCCTTGATGATGATGGTTCAATGAAAATTACTGCTACATCAATCAAGTGGAAAGAGGGCATGGTAAGGGCTTGCCTTTTTTGCTACATTCAGGCACTCCTATCTTTCCTATTTTGCTTGATTTTGATCTAATTACGTTTTTTACATATGAAGGGCATACCAAATGGAGTTAATCATGAGAAGAAAGGAAACAAGCGGCCATTGGCGGAAGAAAGGTTGGTTTTTTAAATGCTGGTAGAGCCGCTTTCCAATTGAAGTTATTGGCCATAACAGTTTGTTGCTACgaattttctctttctacATTAATGATTTGATCCATACATATTTACTGGTAGCTAAGAATCTTTTCGACTGGGGTTTTAAGTATTTCCAGTTATACTGTTAGATTGGTTTCTTCTTTGCAGTTGGTGAGAAAGTGATTCATTTTGCTCAATCTATATcttcaataaacaaaattttgttatgattATGAAGgttctttttgtttctctttccCCCTTGTGACTCATGGAACAAAGTTCAATGTTAATCTaggattttttatatattgaagATCATTTCTGTGATCTTCTTAAGTCAAATTGAGTCAGGTAGCTTTAAGTCTGTATGTGTATTCACTA encodes:
- the LOC102620905 gene encoding NAP1-related protein 2, producing the protein MVADKGKKTKVEEENAEQIDSELVLSIEKLQEIQDELEKINEEASEKVLEVEQKYSEIRKPVYDKRNDIIKSIPDFWLTAFISHPALGELLSEEDQKIFRYLSSLEVEDFKDVKSGYSITFNFSPNPYFEDNKLTKTFTFLDDDGSMKITATSIKWKEGMGIPNGVNHEKKGNKRPLAEESFFTWFSDTQEKDTIDGIQDEVAEIIKEDLWPNPLTYFNNEADEEEFEGDEEGKEDDDSEDDEDDQEEDDDDEDGDDEGN